TCAATATATTCTCGTTTAACCCATATACCCTTCTTATTTTCTTAACATTAGAAGGGTCTATCTGAAAATGAACTAACCGATACAAACCTTCCCGGTACTTGCTTATCTTATAAGATAGCTGTCGTTTACCCCAGGCTAAATTCTCCTTTATTGTCCCCTTGTTGGAGGTAATTGCCTCTTCGATATTTTTAGCTGCGTTCTCTGACTGTACCTGATCTAAATCAGGCCTGACAATAAACATCCCCTCATAATCTTCCATTGTTATCTCTCCATTCTGGTTATTCAATTTTCGGATATTTTACCACATCCAAAGCCATCTGGCAAGCACTAAATAACTGCCTGTTATCTACGAATTAAAAGTGCACAGTTTTAGAGCGATTTAAGTTTTAAAAGTGCACACCTTAACCGAAATTAAAAATAATAACGCTAAAAAGGTCATTCTGAGGCCGAAGGCCGAAGAATCTCA
The DNA window shown above is from Candidatus Omnitrophota bacterium and carries:
- the rpsF gene encoding 30S ribosomal protein S6, with protein sequence MEDYEGMFIVRPDLDQVQSENAAKNIEEAITSNKGTIKENLAWGKRQLSYKISKYREGLYRLVHFQIDPSNVKKIRRVYGLNENILKMLIIRRS